One window of Bacillus sp. THAF10 genomic DNA carries:
- the coaBC gene encoding bifunctional phosphopantothenoylcysteine decarboxylase/phosphopantothenate--cysteine ligase CoaBC has translation MLKNKKILLCVTGGIAVYKAVALTSKLVQQGAEVKVIMTESACKFVTPLSFQALSRNEVFTDTFAEKDPSVISHIDLADWADLNLVAPATANTIGKLANGIADDMVTTTLLATTAPVWIAPAMNVHMYDHPAVKDNMTRLASFGYHFIEPGEGFLACGYVGKGRLEEPESIVVALENYFQEKKPLSGKNVLVTAGPTVEKVDPVRFFSNHSSGKMGYAIAEKAASLGAKVTLVSGPTNLCDPVNVSTYRVESAQEMYEKVLSLYEEADIVIKSAAVADYRPKFVYDRKVKKQTEDLVIEMERTMDILKTLGEKKKHQFLVGFAAETNNVEEYAQGKLQKKNLDLVVANNITQTGAGFGTDTNIVTLFHKDGTAQSLPLMSKNDVAARLLDEISKKLKEPNA, from the coding sequence ATGTTGAAAAACAAAAAAATCTTATTATGTGTCACAGGGGGGATTGCTGTCTATAAAGCAGTTGCCTTAACAAGTAAGCTTGTGCAACAAGGAGCAGAAGTAAAGGTCATCATGACCGAATCTGCCTGCAAATTTGTGACTCCCTTATCCTTTCAGGCACTTTCACGAAATGAAGTTTTTACCGACACGTTTGCTGAGAAAGATCCTTCTGTCATTTCCCATATTGATTTAGCAGATTGGGCTGATCTAAATCTTGTTGCTCCCGCAACGGCCAATACCATCGGCAAGCTTGCCAATGGAATAGCAGATGATATGGTAACGACCACTCTCCTTGCAACCACCGCACCAGTCTGGATTGCACCAGCCATGAATGTCCATATGTACGATCACCCAGCGGTAAAAGATAATATGACCCGCTTAGCATCTTTTGGTTACCACTTTATTGAGCCTGGAGAGGGCTTTTTAGCTTGTGGATATGTTGGAAAAGGAAGATTAGAAGAACCAGAGTCCATTGTGGTTGCTTTGGAAAATTATTTTCAAGAAAAAAAGCCGCTCAGCGGAAAAAATGTGCTTGTCACAGCAGGTCCGACAGTGGAAAAGGTCGATCCTGTGCGTTTCTTTTCCAATCATTCTTCGGGTAAAATGGGGTATGCAATCGCGGAAAAGGCAGCTAGTTTGGGTGCAAAGGTGACACTCGTTTCAGGACCAACCAATTTATGTGACCCGGTGAATGTAAGTACGTATAGAGTGGAATCTGCACAAGAGATGTATGAAAAAGTTCTTTCCCTTTACGAAGAAGCGGATATTGTTATAAAATCAGCAGCGGTTGCGGACTATCGACCAAAATTTGTTTATGATCGTAAAGTGAAAAAACAAACGGAAGATCTGGTTATTGAAATGGAGCGCACGATGGATATTTTAAAAACGCTTGGAGAGAAGAAGAAGCATCAATTCTTAGTCGGCTTTGCAGCGGAAACAAATAATGTCGAAGAATACGCGCAAGGGAAGTTACAAAAGAAAAATTTAGATCTCGTTGTGGCTAATAATATTACCCAAACCGGCGCCGGATTTGGTACAGATACAAACATTGTTACCCTATTTCATAAGGATGGAACGGCTCAATCACTCCCTTTGATGTCTAAAAATGATGTAGCTGCTCGTTTATTAGATGAAATTAGCAAAAAGCTTAAGGAACCAA